In Setaria italica strain Yugu1 chromosome IX, Setaria_italica_v2.0, whole genome shotgun sequence, the genomic stretch GATGTGAACAATAATCGCCTGGTACCGGATGGGCGTACGTTAGCAAGTTTGCCTTGCGACGAGTAGTAGTTTACCAGTTCAGCGGTCGAGGGCTACCATTTTGAGGTGGACAATCCAGAAGTGCAACGACCTGTGTGCTCTTTGGATCCTTGATCCGTGACATGTTGACTGTTGAAACTTGAAACCCGACTACGGAGTGCAGACAGACTCTGTGTTCCGACTTTTACACGCGTCCTGCAGTCGTCTACCCGTGCGTTGCACCCTACCAAATGTCGATCACGCAAACCATCCACCATCCACGCGACCACGAGAAGGTCGTCCGGTCGTCAGGCTGGACCGGGTCGGCCGCTGTTCGCCAAGGCTTCGGTGCCGACATGCGTTGCGCATTTGCCGCGACGAGCCGCCATTAAAACTTTCTTTGCGCGGGCACCGATACGCCGCCCGCCGGCTCGCGCGGCGCGGTGACCGTTCCCCGGCTTCGGCTTCGCCAgacccggcggccggcgcgttACGACGCGACGCAATTGATTAACCCTCTACCGGCAGGCCGCACGAGGAGCCGCGTGGGAGTGGAGCGCGAGAGACAAGGCGGGCGCCGCGCGCGTCGGGTCCCGCGGCGCAACGGCGTCGGGTCGACGTCGCGCGGGGTGCCGTGCCGTGCGCCGGCGATACACCTCGCGATTCGCTGCGGGCGCGAGTCCAGTTTGAAAGGCTTTTCGTCTTGCTGGTGCCGAACACAGGAGATGGTGATACTTTTTCCTCCGAGCGAGATCCTTGGCCGGCCCATTGCGGAGAACATGTGACCCCGGAACTGGGCCTCATGTCGTCGCCTTTCACTTTCTCCCTTTTCCACTCACTGCGAGCTTTTGCCCTTTTCTTTAGTTTAGCGAAGTGGATTCCTGACTTCCTGCAGAGAAAAATGCTAGCGACGGGGTTAGTTTAACTTCCAACTTTTCACGCAAGAGATTCCAAAGGGGCTCGTCTAGAGGAGCTCGAGCGTACTCTACTTGATTGACACTATATTTTCCTGGGCTATGGATCCAATGACATGCAACTGCTGGAGATGGAGTTGAAGTTGAACGACACGAGCGTGTCACATGGTGGATGTGATCGCAGGGCTGAAGCAGCCGAGGGGAAAAATTGGAATCGAGGGACTTGTGGCCGTCCTCGAAGCACAGAGAACTTGTAAAACCTAACTATGCTCCACTTCTCAACCATGTGCTTTTATCAAGATGTACCAGGAGGTACAAAATTATAACTTGAATGTTGATACATAAATACCTAATACAGTAActacctactccctccgtcccaattctaatttttctaagacAGATTAGGGTGACGTGAAAAGATTCTAATACCCTTATTTGTTGGTCACATGCAGTATGTTTTGGCACGCAAATCAGATCTAACACTTAATGAGGTAGGTAGTTAGATCTATTTTTTAGGATTGTACTCTTTTGTgggatttttttcaaaaactagAATTGCACTTTTCATAGGACGGAAGGAGTAAATAACAATAGATGTACCTCAAATGTCAAATATTGATATATCCTATGTTGCAATTGGTGATACATTTTGATAGACCGAAAGAAAAACTCAGTTACGCGATAGGGCATTAGGGCCGGCTGATACACATGCATTTAAATGTATCCCTTCACGTTAAAAAAAAGGGGTATCCCGTATCCCTTCCAAAGAAATTGCAAGGCAAGCAAATCGAAGTAACCGGTGCGCACAGTTGTCAATTTGAGCGGGCCAACCAATTTGCCGAGAAAGGGTCCAGGAGGGGCGCGTCAAGCGCCATGCATGATTTATTCCTACCAAGTTCACCAACAAAGTACAGCGTCAAAGTGCGTGACGAAAAAACTGATGGTGGCGGCCGATGGTCTGTCCATCATCAGGCGCCACCCGTCTCACGAAAAATCGTTCAGAGTCCACTGGGTAAGCGAACGGTTCTTGCCTacccggccggccaccgcccgGCCGGGCGCACCATCGATCAGCTCAGCTGGTTGCTTATCGGGAACGAAAAGCTCGGTACGTGGACGCGACACGCAAGTGATCCATGGCGGTTTTGGCCAGGCAAGGCCATGTTCAACGCGGGGACGCAATTTCAGCTACGCGCTGCACGGCTGTACCCGAAACAAGAATGGAATCGGTATACGCGCCTGACGTTCCCGTAAATTTCCAGCGCTAGATAAACGGAAAGCAACATTTATTTAGGCCAGTTTTAATGAAGTTTCCTTGTATTAAATTTTATGTCACATCAACAATTTTGTTGACTTGACAAGATTATTTATGAGAAGAGTTTTATCGGATTTGAGAGGAGTTTCGTCCCCATGATACTTCGCTGTTATAGTTATCTAATTTTCAATCTTGCTAACCTaataagagggtgtttggatctttaatccggacaaaaattcatgtcacatcgaatattcagaggctaattaggagggcTAAATATAAGctatataaaactaattacatggacggaggctaattcgcgagacgaatatattaagcataattaattcatcattagtacatgtttattgtagcatcacattgtcaaatcatggagtaattagattcaatagattcatctcgtaaattagttcctatatgtgcaattggttttataataaatctatatttaatacttctaattagtatcaaacatccgtttttataattaatctacatttaatacttctaattagtattcgatgtgataggaatttttaggaggttctaagtgaccaaacacccctaactcGTATACGCGTACTAGGACCTTCAGATTGGAGTTTAATTATGGGCATTATGGGTAAATCCAGCATTCTAGCTGTTCATCACCACCGTACCAGTAGGAAACCAGCAAAACCTGCCCAGTATAAACCGGTCAATTAacccgccccggccggccggtagTGGGCCCATCTGTCAGAACCCCCCGCCCCCAGCAACAGCCAGGCCTGCTGCACCTGCACGCGAAACAACACGCATTTGTTGGTTTGTTTGTTCCGGGTCCAGCCGGAGTCCAACGCGCCAGCACGGCACCGTCCCCTAGGCGAGTCTGAAACCAACCACCCACCCCGGCAGTGCGCAGCGCACGCGCACCCCGCCGCTCTCCGCTCCCATTCCCACAGCCGCGCAGCACGGCGGCACGGCGCTCCCGGCCCCGTCCGTCGGATCCCCTCCCCGGAGAGGAAACTGGAAACCCCATTCCCATTCCCACCCAGGTCCTCGCGCCACCCCGTCCCTCTCGCCCGCGCCCCAGCCGCCCACCGAACCCCAACGCCCCGCTCTACTTCAACACCCCCTCCCCCGGAATAAATCCCGCGCCGCGAATTACCCAACTCCCCGAGCCCCAATCCGCGAAAAACGCGCACGGGACTTTTTAGGGTTTTTCTCCCCGCACGCCACCTCTTccccctccctccgcccgcACACGCAGACGCGGCACCCGACTCCCACAAACCCCCAAAACGCCAACGCCACCCTCTCCCTCTGCCTCGCGTCACCTCACCCCGGCCCGgtcctctctctccaccttagccgccgccgccgggatgcggtcgccgccgtgccggccCCCGCCGTGGGGGCCCCGGCGCCTCCATTCCGCGCTACCCCTGCTCCTGCTCGTCgtcgcggcgctggcggcgcgggcgggggcCGACGACCTGGCGAGCGACGCGCGGGCGCTGCTGGCTTTCCGCGACGCCGTGGGGCGGCGCCTGGCGTGGAACGCCTCGGGCGCCGCGGGCGCCTGCTCGTGGACGGGGGTCACCTGCGAGAACGGCCGCGTCGCGGTGCTGCGCCTCCCCGGGGCGACGCTCTCGGGGGCCATCCCCGCGGGGACGCTCGGAAACCTGACGGCGCTCCACACGCTCAGCCTCCGCCTCAACGGGCTCTCCGGCGCGCTACCCGACGACctcgccaacgccgccgccctccggaACGTTTTCCTCAACGGCAACAGGCTGTCCGGCGGGTTCCCGCAGGGGATTCTCGCGCTCCCGGGGCTCGTCAGGCTCGCGCTCGACGGCAACGACCTGTCCGGGCCCATCCCGGCGGCGCTCGGCAGCCTCACGCACCTCAAGGCCCTGCTCCTTGAGAACAATCGATTCTCCGGCGAGATTCCGGATTTGAAGTTGGAGCTGCAACAGTTCAATGTCTCGTTCAACCAGCTGAACGGATCTATCCCGGCCGCACTTCGGTCACAGCCGCGCTCCGCGTTCCTGGGGATGACTGGCTTGTGCGGCGGGCCCTTGGGGCCTTGCCCTGGTGGGGTCTCCCCTTCCCCTGCTCCAGCGGGGCAGACTCCCTCGCCGACACCTGTGCCCagcgggagtggcggcggcggcgccagtaaCGGCGGCAGCAACGGTGGAAATGGGGGACGAAGTGGTCATAAGAGCAAGAAGCTATCTGGCGGCGCCATTGCCGGAATCGCCGTAGGCTCCGCCTTGGGAGCCGcgcttctcctcttcctcttcgtcTGCCTCTGTCGCAAGTCTGGGGGCACAAAGACACGGTCTCTGGAGATGCCACCCCCTTCTTCCACGCCTGTCGCAGTGGCCGGCGGTCGGAAACCTCCTGAGATGACGAGCGGCGCGGCTGTAGCGCCGTTGACGACAATAGGCCACCCTAATGTTCCCATCGGCCAGTCGACATCCGGTAAGAAGCTGGTCTTCTTTGGGTCAGCGGCAGCTGTGGCACCATTCGATCTGGAGGACCTGCTGCGTGCTTCCGCTGAGGTGCTCGGAAAGGGAGCGTTCGGGACGACGTACAAGGCAGTGCTTGAGTCTGGGGCAACTGTGGCGGTGAAGCGGCTCAAGGACGTGACTCTTTCTGAGCCTGAGTTCCGTGAACGCATTTCCGAGATTGGTGAGCTTCAGCACGAGTTTATCGTGCCGCTCCGTGCCTACTACTACAGCAAAGATGAGAAGCTGCTTGTATATGACTTCATGCCCATGGGCAGCCTTTCTGCGGTCCTGCACGGTGAGATCTTTGTTTTTCCGAATTGTTTGTCACAAGTTTCTGTTGCATATTACTTTGATTATACACTAGAACTACCATTTGGTTGTACCTGCATTTGCTAGTACCATTGCTTTGTGTTATTCTTCGGTGGTGGTGGTAAGGTATTGTTTGATTTCTTCACACATGTTTGTTGTTTAGGAGCTACTCAGTATTGTTTTTTGTTTGAATATTTATCCTCTGGTGGTATAGCACCCTAGATTTGTCCTGGTCTAGAGAGACCAAGTCAAATTCAGTTGGGATCAAGGCATCATTATCTGCTTGATATCTAAATCATTTGAATTCTGGGTGATTATTTATTGGGTATACTAAGTCGTATTCATTGTTGACTCAGATTTATGTGTTAACTTGTgtgatgtgaacatggaagcTTTGTGATAAAAATAATTGTCATCGTGCCAAACTCCCCTTTCACGTTATTGGTCCCTCACTGTTTCTCAAGTTGAGAATGTTTGAAGTAATTGATTTTGTCATCCTTGGTTAGTTGTATGTTCTTCCGAAGGTCATTTTCatttttcaatttattttttctGTGCTCTCTGCTTGGCTGTTAGACTATTCTGGATTGATTAAAGAAGATAAACACTTGAGGTCATTGTAGTTTGTGCGATGATATTTTATTCGTGTAGATGTTCTTTGGTGCTCTTACGTTTGCCATCTTATTAATTGTGTCCTATGACCATTTACGTTTGCCATCTTATTAATTGTGTCCGTTGACCATCAGGATGCAAGGGGTTAAGACTCTGTCTCACTGAAACTATCTgactttctttttgttgaaCAGGTAACAGAAGTTCTGGCCGTACACCACTTAACTGGGAATTAAGGTCAAGCATCGCCCTAGCTGCAGCCCGAGGCGTGGAGTACATCCACTCAACAAGCTCAACAGCCTCCCATGGCAACATCAAGTCATCCAATGTCCTCCTGGGTAAATCATATCAAGCACGTGTATCAGACAACGGGCTTACCACTCTTGTTGGTCCATCATCTTCACCGTCTCGCACCACTGGATACCGTGCGCCCGAGGTTATTGATTCCCGGAGGATTTCTCAGAAGGCAGACGTATACAGCTTCGGTGTTCTGTTGCTTGAGCTGCTCACAGGCAAGGCCCCAAGCCAGGCTGCTCTCAACGATGAGGGTGTTGACCTGCCCAGATGGGTGCAGTCAGTTAATCGCTCAGAGTGGTCTTCAGAGGTGTTTGATATGGAGCTCATGAGACACCAGAATGGTGAGGAACCGATGGCTCAGCTCCTGCAGCTTGCTATAGACTGCGTAGCACAAGTCCCAGAGGCCCGGCCATCAATGGCGCATGTTGTTATGCGATTAGAGGAGATCAAGAAGTCAAGCGTGGCCTCAAACATCGAAGGAGGTGATGATCAATCTTCCAAGGCTGAATCGGAGGTGCCCACCAATCCGTTCGCTCCTTGATCTTGATTGACTTGACAGAGGAATCGGCTATAACTCTAGCTCGGATTCGATCGATTCATGCATTTGATGAATCCTATCTTCAACTGAGTCGACtgttttttttcatcttttaGCCTATTGAATTTAACGGTTAACCTGATTGTCATTCAGTAGCACAGGGTGCTTGGCACGCTGTGCTGCTGAAGGTGATTGGTGGTGTGTTTAGGGACCAGTTCTAAAGTGTGATTGCTAAATTGCCGTGCTCATTCTAGCCTTGATTAGGTTGGTTTTAGCTTAGTAGCTGCTGCTGTCTTCGTCTTATCCATCCATGTGTAATTACTCAGCCCCATCTAGTCTTTGGAATTATTTTTGCCGGATTTTTCTTGAAGTTTGCTTTTTCTGGTGGCCGATGAGTGATGTGTTTTTGTGGGGTTACGATTTGCAAGAGTTGGTGGGCTACTGACCTACTGTTGACTACTGGTGGTGGCAGCATTGTCATCGGTTCGTGAAAGCATAGCCTTCTCATGAAGTCGTGACCTGGTGCCACGGATCATGTTGAAACCTACGGATCATGTTCTCGGCGAGACTGTTTTGAAGTTGGAGTGATTGGTTGCCCTGCAGCGGCCCCTGCCTGCCTGATATCTTGATGAGCAATATAGTGATGTGCCCGTCGACGAGCACAATTTGGCCTTGCTCATTAATAGTATCTGACATAGTACTCGCTGATAATTCAAACCGGGTGGGGGCTGCGCCTGCGCTGCCCACCCACAGAATTCAGAAACCGCGAAATATCAGCGGCTCACGCCCTGGATTCTTGCTCCAAAATTGGGTGGGACGCGTCGAAACTGCTGAACAAACTGCTCTTGGTTAGTTTCTTCCCTCCTATTTTCCCTGATTCTGGTAGAGCGAGACGCTCAACAAACCGACCGACTTTTTCTCGTCACGAGCGGACGCGTTGCGCATGACAGCACGAGACGGGAAGTGATCCGTTCTTCCGTGGTAGGTCACCTGTGTTCCTGTCCCGCCCGGCTCGGCGTGGTCCTGGACAatcgggcgggcgggcgggtgaGTCCGCCAAATCTGAAAAAATCCCCGGCCCCTCCCGTGCTCCCGTGTACCGCCGCGCCGTCCCAGGTAGACGACGCTGCCGCGTCACGGACGGCGCCCGTATCGCGGCACGTATTATCCCGTACCGGCGGCTGGCGCTCACGGGGGAGAGCTGGGGGACCGACCCGGCCGTGCGGAGcagccagca encodes the following:
- the LOC101755931 gene encoding probable inactive receptor kinase RLK902; protein product: MRSPPCRPPPWGPRRLHSALPLLLLVVAALAARAGADDLASDARALLAFRDAVGRRLAWNASGAAGACSWTGVTCENGRVAVLRLPGATLSGAIPAGTLGNLTALHTLSLRLNGLSGALPDDLANAAALRNVFLNGNRLSGGFPQGILALPGLVRLALDGNDLSGPIPAALGSLTHLKALLLENNRFSGEIPDLKLELQQFNVSFNQLNGSIPAALRSQPRSAFLGMTGLCGGPLGPCPGGVSPSPAPAGQTPSPTPVPSGSGGGGASNGGSNGGNGGRSGHKSKKLSGGAIAGIAVGSALGAALLLFLFVCLCRKSGGTKTRSLEMPPPSSTPVAVAGGRKPPEMTSGAAVAPLTTIGHPNVPIGQSTSGKKLVFFGSAAAVAPFDLEDLLRASAEVLGKGAFGTTYKAVLESGATVAVKRLKDVTLSEPEFRERISEIGELQHEFIVPLRAYYYSKDEKLLVYDFMPMGSLSAVLHGNRSSGRTPLNWELRSSIALAAARGVEYIHSTSSTASHGNIKSSNVLLGKSYQARVSDNGLTTLVGPSSSPSRTTGYRAPEVIDSRRISQKADVYSFGVLLLELLTGKAPSQAALNDEGVDLPRWVQSVNRSEWSSEVFDMELMRHQNGEEPMAQLLQLAIDCVAQVPEARPSMAHVVMRLEEIKKSSVASNIEGGDDQSSKAESEVPTNPFAP